A genomic window from Methylorubrum extorquens includes:
- a CDS encoding PTS sugar transporter subunit IIA yields MIGMVLVTHGLLATEFKAALEHVVGPQKQVETITIGPEDDMELRRGDIMSAVGRVNSGQGVVVLTDMFGGTPSNLALSCMNGGQVEVVAGINLPMLIKLASVREAESLGDAVLHAQEAGRKYINVASRVLAGK; encoded by the coding sequence ATGATTGGAATGGTGCTCGTTACTCACGGGCTGTTGGCGACCGAGTTCAAGGCCGCCCTGGAGCATGTCGTCGGCCCTCAAAAGCAGGTCGAGACGATTACGATCGGCCCGGAGGACGACATGGAGCTGCGACGCGGCGACATCATGTCCGCCGTCGGTCGGGTCAACTCCGGTCAGGGCGTCGTGGTGCTCACCGACATGTTCGGCGGCACGCCGTCGAACCTTGCCCTGTCATGTATGAACGGCGGCCAGGTCGAGGTGGTCGCCGGAATCAATCTGCCGATGCTGATCAAGCTCGCCAGTGTGCGCGAGGCCGAGAGCCTGGGCGACGCCGTGCTTCATGCGCAGGAGGCGGGCCGCAAGTACATCAACGTCGCCTCGCGGGTTCTTGCGGGCAAGTAA
- a CDS encoding HugZ family protein has product MANDAMPPAGERRRPAEPLPASEAPFDAIGLARHLLRSVRSGALATIDAADGTPFASLVTLATDSDGTPLMLLSRLSAHTRNLDHDPRASLLFSVGGKGDPLAHPRLTVTGRAARTDEPRVRERFLARHPKAKLYADFPDFGFFTLAPTAGHLNGGFAKAATLTPQELLLDMAGAEAVVAGERGAVEHMNADHADALALYAAGTGETGSGWRLTGLDPEGLDLMAGERTARVPYPEPVRDMGALRKSLVAMAAAARAGAAADPEGQA; this is encoded by the coding sequence ATGGCCAACGACGCGATGCCGCCCGCAGGGGAACGCCGCCGGCCGGCCGAACCGCTGCCCGCTTCGGAAGCCCCGTTCGACGCGATCGGGCTCGCCCGGCATCTTCTACGCAGCGTGCGATCGGGCGCGCTCGCCACGATCGATGCGGCCGACGGCACGCCCTTCGCCTCCCTCGTCACCCTCGCCACCGACAGCGACGGCACGCCGCTGATGCTGCTCTCGCGGCTCTCGGCGCACACGCGCAACCTCGATCACGACCCGCGCGCCTCGCTGCTGTTCTCGGTCGGCGGCAAGGGCGATCCGCTGGCCCATCCGCGCCTGACGGTGACGGGGCGCGCCGCGCGCACGGACGAGCCGCGGGTCCGAGAGCGCTTCCTGGCGCGTCACCCGAAGGCGAAGCTCTACGCCGACTTCCCCGATTTCGGCTTTTTCACCCTGGCGCCGACCGCCGGCCACCTGAACGGCGGCTTTGCCAAGGCGGCAACCCTGACGCCGCAGGAGCTGCTCCTGGACATGGCCGGCGCCGAGGCCGTCGTCGCGGGCGAGCGCGGCGCCGTCGAGCACATGAACGCGGATCACGCCGACGCGCTCGCCCTCTATGCCGCGGGCACGGGCGAGACCGGCAGCGGCTGGCGCCTCACAGGGCTCGACCCGGAGGGGCTCGACCTGATGGCCGGCGAGCGCACGGCGCGGGTGCCCTACCCCGAGCCGGTGCGCGACATGGGCGCCCTGCGCAAGAGCCTCGTGGCGATGGCCGCCGCCGCGCGGGCCGGCGCCGCGGCCGACCCCGAGGGGCAGGCCTGA
- a CDS encoding efflux RND transporter periplasmic adaptor subunit, which yields MGGAHEDNLTPHRMRLRTQLLVACVLGAGAAAALWYGRPKEVDAAVPTPAAVTTAAPGRFVLTESQLATVTTVPVEQRLFYEDIATEGKISVDEYRATPVFSPYAGRVITIFARSGEQVKQGDKLFSLQANEMVQAQNDFLAALNVLNKSRSQLSYATNNEKRLHDLYDSRVTTLRELQTAQNDLATAQNDAKTAEVGLEAVRNRLRILGLADDDMRALQTKGAINPETTINAPLSGTVIQRKIGPGQYINTGGSDPSYLIGDLGRVWIVAQLRETDAAKVDLGERIRFRTLAYPNQTFESRINYIGASVDPATRRIVVRAEVDNPKGLLKPEMYASVHIINERETVSRAVPRQAVIFEGDKARVWVLGAGNTVESRAVKTGFLDGNDIEVTEGLSLGERVISKGALFIDGMTDQPG from the coding sequence ATGGGCGGGGCGCACGAGGACAACCTGACGCCGCACAGGATGCGGCTGCGCACGCAACTCCTCGTTGCCTGCGTGCTAGGGGCGGGCGCGGCTGCCGCCCTCTGGTACGGACGACCGAAGGAGGTCGATGCCGCGGTGCCGACGCCGGCCGCCGTGACGACCGCCGCACCGGGGCGCTTCGTGCTCACCGAGAGCCAGCTCGCCACCGTCACCACCGTTCCGGTCGAGCAACGGCTGTTCTACGAGGACATCGCCACCGAAGGGAAGATCAGCGTCGACGAGTACCGGGCGACGCCCGTCTTCTCGCCCTATGCCGGCCGGGTCATCACCATCTTCGCTCGCTCCGGCGAGCAGGTGAAGCAGGGTGACAAGCTGTTCTCGCTCCAGGCCAACGAGATGGTTCAGGCGCAGAACGACTTCCTCGCGGCGCTGAACGTGCTCAACAAGTCGCGCTCGCAGCTCTCCTACGCCACCAATAACGAGAAGCGCCTGCACGACCTCTACGATTCCCGCGTCACCACGCTGAGGGAGTTGCAGACGGCGCAGAACGACCTCGCCACCGCGCAGAACGACGCCAAGACGGCGGAGGTCGGCCTAGAGGCGGTGCGCAACCGCTTGCGCATCCTCGGGCTCGCCGACGACGACATGCGGGCGCTCCAGACCAAGGGTGCGATCAACCCCGAGACGACGATCAACGCGCCGCTCTCCGGCACCGTGATCCAGCGCAAGATCGGCCCGGGCCAGTACATCAACACCGGCGGCTCCGACCCCTCCTACCTCATCGGCGATCTCGGCCGGGTCTGGATCGTCGCGCAGTTGCGCGAGACCGACGCGGCCAAAGTCGATCTCGGCGAGCGCATCCGCTTCCGGACCCTCGCCTACCCGAACCAGACCTTCGAGAGCCGGATCAACTACATCGGCGCCTCGGTCGATCCCGCCACCCGCCGCATCGTCGTGCGCGCCGAGGTCGACAACCCGAAGGGGCTCCTGAAGCCCGAGATGTATGCCAGCGTCCACATCATCAACGAGCGCGAGACCGTCTCCCGCGCCGTGCCGCGCCAAGCGGTGATCTTCGAGGGCGACAAGGCGCGGGTCTGGGTGCTCGGCGCCGGCAACACCGTCGAGAGCCGCGCGGTGAAGACCGGCTTCCTCGATGGCAACGACATCGAGGTCACGGAAGGGCTGTCGCTCGGCGAGCGGGTGATCTCGAAGGGCGCCCTGTTCATCGACGGCATGACCGACCAGCCCGGCTGA
- a CDS encoding stimulus-sensing domain-containing protein yields MLAPLSRQPDSDEGHARRGVLARLVGSLTRPPLTWPRDLWNAVGQRASSSLTRRIVVLNLVGLIVLLFGFLYLNQFRQGLIQARVQSLLIQGDIIAGAIAAQASVDTDTIRVDPDKLLQQQAGEGRDLDDDPASLAFSLNPEKVAPLLRRLVTPTGNRARVYDSEGSLLFDTRTLYARGDIARSDTVVKPPKPNVLERIWDFVGTRILGLVVSERSAQEEAGPQDGRAFREVQAALKGSRGTISRRNERGETIVSVAVPIQRAGSVRGVLMVSTQGGDIDRVIASERFGLLQVFLVAAAVMLVLSILLAGAIAGPVRRLADAAERVRRGIKSRQEIPDFTGRTDEIGHLSGALRDMTQALYRRLDAIESFAADVSHELKNPLTSLRSAVETLPLAKTDESRSRLLQIIQHDVKRLDRLISDISDASRLDAELARAEARRVDLGKLLTTVTSVANERRRAKAAVIQFDIERPAAEIEDPFRIIGHDSRLGQVVNNLLDNARSFSPPGAKVRVALRRLKTEVEFVVEDEGPGIPEHALERIFERFYTDRPEQGFGQNSGLGLSISRQIIQAHHGSIRAENRPGPADEEGYPTVRGARFTVRLPVAPRADRYGDDDLAA; encoded by the coding sequence ATGCTCGCCCCCCTGTCCCGCCAGCCCGATTCCGATGAGGGCCACGCCCGCCGCGGCGTCCTCGCGCGGCTCGTCGGCTCCCTCACCCGCCCGCCGCTGACTTGGCCGCGCGACCTCTGGAACGCGGTCGGCCAGCGCGCCTCGTCGAGCCTGACGCGCCGCATCGTGGTGCTCAACCTCGTCGGGCTGATCGTCCTCCTGTTCGGCTTCCTCTACCTGAACCAGTTCCGCCAGGGGCTGATCCAGGCGCGCGTGCAGAGCCTGCTGATCCAGGGCGACATCATCGCCGGCGCCATCGCCGCCCAGGCCTCCGTCGACACCGACACGATCCGCGTCGATCCCGACAAGCTCCTGCAGCAGCAGGCCGGCGAGGGCCGCGACCTCGACGACGATCCCGCTTCGCTCGCCTTCTCGCTCAACCCCGAGAAGGTCGCGCCGCTGCTGCGCCGCCTCGTCACCCCGACGGGCAACCGCGCCCGGGTCTACGACAGCGAGGGGAGCCTGCTGTTCGACACTCGCACCCTCTACGCCCGCGGCGACATCGCCCGCAGCGACACCGTGGTGAAGCCGCCCAAGCCCAATGTGCTGGAGCGGATCTGGGACTTCGTCGGCACCCGCATCCTCGGCCTCGTCGTCAGCGAGCGTTCGGCCCAGGAGGAGGCGGGCCCGCAGGACGGGCGCGCCTTCCGAGAGGTCCAGGCGGCGCTCAAGGGCTCGCGCGGCACGATCTCCCGGCGCAATGAGCGCGGTGAGACCATCGTCTCGGTGGCGGTGCCGATCCAGCGGGCGGGCTCGGTGCGCGGCGTGCTGATGGTCTCCACGCAAGGCGGCGACATCGACCGGGTGATCGCCTCCGAGCGCTTCGGCCTACTGCAGGTGTTCCTCGTCGCGGCCGCCGTGATGCTGGTGCTGTCGATCCTGCTCGCGGGCGCCATCGCCGGTCCGGTGCGGCGCCTCGCCGACGCCGCCGAGCGGGTCCGCCGGGGCATCAAGTCGCGCCAGGAGATTCCCGATTTCACCGGCCGCACCGACGAGATCGGCCATCTTTCGGGTGCCCTGCGCGACATGACCCAGGCGCTCTACCGGCGGCTCGACGCCATCGAGAGCTTCGCGGCCGATGTCAGCCACGAGCTGAAGAATCCGCTGACCTCGCTCCGGAGCGCGGTCGAGACCCTGCCGCTGGCCAAGACCGATGAATCCCGCAGCCGGCTCCTGCAGATCATCCAGCACGACGTGAAGCGCCTCGACCGGCTGATCTCCGACATTTCGGACGCCTCCCGCCTCGACGCGGAACTCGCCCGCGCGGAGGCGCGCAGGGTCGATCTCGGCAAGCTCCTGACCACCGTGACCTCGGTGGCGAACGAGCGTCGCCGCGCCAAGGCGGCGGTGATCCAGTTCGACATCGAGCGCCCTGCGGCCGAGATTGAGGACCCGTTCCGCATCATCGGCCACGACAGCCGCCTCGGACAGGTCGTCAACAACCTGCTCGACAACGCCCGCTCGTTCTCGCCGCCCGGCGCCAAGGTGCGTGTAGCGCTGCGCCGCCTCAAGACCGAGGTCGAGTTCGTGGTCGAGGACGAGGGGCCGGGCATTCCCGAGCACGCCCTGGAACGGATCTTCGAGCGCTTCTATACCGACCGGCCGGAACAGGGCTTCGGCCAGAATTCGGGGCTCGGGCTGTCGATCTCGCGGCAGATCATCCAGGCGCATCATGGCTCGATCCGCGCCGAGAACCGTCCTGGCCCGGCCGACGAGGAGGGGTACCCGACGGTGCGCGGCGCCCGCTTCACCGTCCGCCTGCCCGTGGCCCCTCGGGCCGACCGCTATGGCGACGACGACCTCGCCGCATGA
- a CDS encoding HPr family phosphocarrier protein, with amino-acid sequence MGESVDGEIEPQPEVPEGGLVRILPIINRRGLHARASAKFVQTVERFSAAVTVTRGGETVGGRSIMGLLTLGAAKGTSIAVVAVGDDGQAALDAIAALLADKFGEDE; translated from the coding sequence ATGGGAGAGAGCGTGGACGGCGAGATCGAGCCGCAGCCGGAGGTGCCCGAGGGCGGCCTCGTCCGGATCTTGCCGATCATCAACCGCCGCGGCCTGCATGCCCGCGCCTCGGCCAAGTTCGTGCAGACGGTGGAGCGCTTCTCTGCCGCCGTGACGGTGACCCGTGGCGGCGAGACCGTCGGCGGGCGCTCCATCATGGGCCTGCTGACGTTAGGGGCGGCCAAAGGCACCTCCATCGCCGTGGTCGCCGTCGGTGACGACGGGCAAGCCGCCCTCGACGCGATCGCGGCGCTGCTCGCCGACAAGTTCGGAGAGGACGAGTAG
- the lepA gene encoding translation elongation factor 4, translating to MTTRTFDNIRNFSIVAHIDHGKSTLADRLIQTTGTVALRDMSEQMLDSMDIEKERGITIKAQTVRLEYRAEDGKDYILNLMDTPGHVDFAYEVSRSLAACEGSLLVVDASQGVEAQTLANVYQALDANHEIVPVLNKVDLPAAEPDRVKEQIEEVIGLDASEAVPISAKTGLNIEAVLEAIVKRLPAPKGDREAPLKALLVDSWYDVYLGVVVLVRIVDGVLKKGMTIRMMGADAAYGVDRIGVFRPKMADIGELGPGEVGFFTGSIKEVADTRVGDTITEDKRQTTQMLAGFKEVQAVVFCGLFPVDAADFESLRGAMGKLRLNDASFSYEMETSAALGFGFRCGFLGLLHLEIIQERLEREFNLDLISTAPSVVYRLLMRDGEHKELHNPADMPDPMKIETVEEPWIRATILTPDEYLGGVLKLCQDRRGVQIDLNYVGKRAMVVYDLPLNEVVFDFYDRLKSISKGYASFDYHVSDYREGDLVKMSILVNAEPVDALSMLVHRTRAESRGRAMCEKLKDLIPRHLFQIPVQAAIGGKIIARETIRALSKDVTAKCYGGDISRKRKLLDKQKEGKKRMRQFGRVEIPQEAFIAALKMDD from the coding sequence ATGACCACCCGCACCTTCGACAACATCCGCAACTTCTCCATCGTCGCGCATATCGACCACGGCAAGTCGACGCTCGCCGACCGGCTGATCCAGACCACCGGCACCGTGGCTTTGCGCGACATGAGCGAGCAGATGCTCGACTCGATGGACATCGAGAAGGAGCGCGGCATCACCATCAAGGCCCAGACCGTGCGGCTGGAATACCGCGCGGAGGACGGCAAGGATTACATCCTCAACCTGATGGACACGCCCGGCCACGTCGATTTCGCCTACGAGGTGTCGCGCTCGCTCGCCGCCTGCGAGGGCTCGCTGCTGGTGGTCGATGCATCCCAAGGCGTCGAGGCGCAGACGCTCGCCAACGTCTACCAGGCGCTCGACGCCAACCACGAGATCGTGCCCGTCCTCAACAAGGTCGATCTGCCCGCCGCCGAGCCGGATCGGGTCAAGGAGCAGATCGAGGAGGTGATCGGCCTCGACGCCTCCGAGGCCGTGCCGATCTCGGCCAAGACCGGCCTCAACATCGAGGCGGTGCTGGAAGCCATCGTCAAGCGCCTGCCGGCACCGAAGGGCGACCGCGAGGCGCCGCTGAAGGCGCTGCTGGTCGATAGCTGGTACGACGTCTATCTCGGCGTCGTCGTGCTCGTGCGCATCGTCGACGGCGTGCTCAAGAAGGGCATGACCATCCGCATGATGGGCGCGGACGCCGCCTACGGCGTCGATCGCATCGGCGTGTTCCGCCCGAAGATGGCCGATATCGGCGAACTCGGCCCCGGCGAGGTCGGCTTCTTCACCGGCTCGATCAAGGAGGTGGCCGACACCCGCGTCGGCGACACCATCACCGAGGACAAGCGCCAGACCACGCAGATGCTCGCGGGCTTCAAGGAGGTTCAGGCGGTCGTGTTCTGCGGCCTGTTCCCCGTGGACGCCGCCGACTTCGAGTCGCTCCGCGGTGCCATGGGCAAGCTGCGCCTGAACGACGCCAGCTTCTCCTACGAGATGGAGACGTCCGCCGCGCTCGGCTTCGGCTTCCGCTGCGGCTTCCTCGGGCTGCTGCACCTCGAGATCATCCAGGAGCGCCTGGAACGCGAGTTCAACCTCGACCTGATCTCGACCGCACCCTCGGTCGTCTACCGCCTGTTGATGCGCGACGGCGAGCACAAGGAGCTGCACAACCCGGCCGACATGCCCGATCCGATGAAGATCGAGACCGTCGAGGAGCCGTGGATCCGCGCCACCATCCTCACCCCCGACGAGTATCTCGGCGGCGTGCTGAAGCTGTGCCAGGACCGGCGCGGCGTGCAGATCGACCTGAACTACGTGGGAAAACGCGCCATGGTCGTCTACGACCTGCCGCTCAACGAGGTGGTGTTCGATTTCTACGACCGCCTGAAGTCGATCTCGAAGGGCTACGCCTCGTTCGACTACCACGTCTCGGATTACCGCGAGGGCGACCTCGTGAAGATGTCGATCCTCGTCAACGCCGAGCCGGTCGATGCCCTCTCGATGCTCGTCCACCGCACCCGCGCCGAGTCGCGCGGCCGGGCGATGTGCGAGAAGCTGAAGGACCTGATCCCGCGCCACCTGTTCCAGATCCCGGTCCAGGCGGCGATCGGCGGCAAGATCATCGCTCGCGAGACCATCCGCGCCTTGTCCAAGGACGTGACCGCCAAGTGCTACGGCGGCGACATCTCACGCAAGCGCAAGCTTCTGGACAAGCAGAAGGAAGGCAAGAAGCGCATGCGCCAGTTCGGGCGCGTGGAGATCCCGCAGGAGGCCTTCATCGCCGCGCTGAAGATGGACGACTGA
- a CDS encoding HPr kinase/phosphorylase: MSGEVVPDGEPPRETVHASCVLLDEAGVLIRGPSGSGKSALCLALLDRFFLEGRHARLVGDDRIRLAAHHSRLVARPHPALAGLIEIRGLGLRRLATHAPAAVLRLVVDLVAEAQRLPDASDTAELLGVAVPRLTLEPRHPREYLIREALRAGVAMRTHPAALVPGGGRDV, translated from the coding sequence ATGAGCGGGGAGGTCGTGCCGGACGGCGAGCCGCCACGGGAAACGGTCCACGCGAGCTGCGTGCTCCTCGACGAGGCCGGCGTGCTGATCCGGGGACCGTCCGGGTCAGGAAAGTCCGCGCTCTGTCTCGCGCTTCTCGACCGCTTCTTCCTAGAAGGGCGCCATGCCCGCCTCGTCGGCGACGACCGCATCCGATTGGCGGCGCATCACAGCCGCCTCGTCGCCCGGCCCCACCCGGCGCTCGCCGGCCTGATCGAGATCCGCGGCCTCGGCCTCCGCCGTCTGGCGACGCATGCACCGGCCGCGGTTCTCCGCCTCGTGGTGGATCTGGTGGCGGAGGCGCAGCGCCTGCCCGACGCTTCCGACACCGCCGAACTCCTTGGCGTCGCAGTCCCGCGCCTCACCCTTGAACCGCGCCATCCGCGCGAGTACCTGATTCGTGAGGCGCTGAGAGCCGGCGTGGCAATGCGGACGCACCCCGCCGCTCTCGTGCCCGGTGGTGGCCGCGATGTGTAG
- a CDS encoding response regulator transcription factor: MPTIALVDDDRNILTSVSIALETEGYRIQTYTDGASALDGLRHSPPDLAIFDIKMPRMDGMELLRRLRQKSDLPVIFLTSKDEEIDELFGLKMGADDFIHKPFSQRLLVERVKAVLRRFAPKDATPGAAAREADAAARSLERGQLMMDPERHTCTWKGEPVTLTVTEFLILQALAQRPGVVKSRNALMDAAYDDQVYVDDRTIDSHIKRLRKKFKVTDQSFDMIETLYGVGYRFKEG, translated from the coding sequence ATGCCCACGATCGCCCTCGTCGACGACGACCGCAACATCCTGACCTCCGTCTCGATCGCGCTGGAGACCGAGGGCTACCGCATTCAGACCTACACCGACGGCGCCTCGGCGCTGGACGGTCTGCGTCACTCCCCGCCCGATCTCGCCATCTTCGACATCAAGATGCCGCGCATGGACGGAATGGAGCTTCTCAGACGCCTGCGGCAGAAATCGGACCTTCCCGTGATCTTTCTCACCTCGAAGGACGAGGAGATCGACGAGCTGTTCGGGCTCAAGATGGGCGCGGACGACTTCATCCATAAGCCGTTCTCGCAGCGTCTGCTGGTCGAGCGGGTCAAGGCGGTGCTGCGCCGCTTCGCCCCGAAGGACGCGACACCGGGTGCCGCCGCCCGCGAGGCGGATGCGGCCGCCCGCTCGCTCGAGCGCGGCCAGCTGATGATGGACCCCGAGCGCCATACCTGCACCTGGAAGGGCGAGCCGGTGACGCTCACCGTCACCGAGTTCCTGATCCTCCAGGCACTGGCCCAGCGCCCCGGCGTCGTGAAGAGCCGCAACGCCCTGATGGATGCGGCCTACGACGATCAGGTCTATGTCGACGACCGCACCATCGACAGCCACATCAAGCGGCTGCGCAAGAAGTTCAAGGTGACGGACCAGAGCTTCGACATGATCGAGACGCTCTACGGCGTCGGCTACCGGTTCAAGGAGGGTTGA
- a CDS encoding efflux RND transporter permease subunit, producing MNGIVALALRQRPLVILAFVLFVVGGLAAFQNLNIEAYPDPTPPMVDVVTQTDGLSAEEIERYVTIPIERITSGMPNLKQVRTISLYGLSDVKLQFGFEFDYLQAEQQVLNRLQQLDPLPAGAKPTISPISPIGEIFRYKLTAPAGYSVLDLRTLQEWVLKKRFRAVPGVIDAIGWGGKTKTIELSVDLDRLMAYGLSLANVVKTLNDSNLNVGGNRVAIGGQSAVVRAVGLIRDIDDINGTVLTQVGGAPVLVKDVATVTIGHQPRLGIAGMNDEDDIVQGIVLMRRGEKSTPSIEAVKAEVAKIEAAGILPPGVKIERIYDRADLIAVTTHTVLHNMVVGILLILAIQWLFLGNLRSALIVVATIPFALFFAVVILVARDESANLLSVGALDFGLIVDGTVIMVEAIFRRLSGHGIPGYPPPGLDAKSGRIALAAGDVSRSIFFAAAIIVTGFLPLFTLTGVEGHIFGPMATTYAYALLGGLIATFTVTPALAAYLLPAHIEEKETILVRALDRMYRPAVRAALGARLVTVACVALIAVGVGLAARNLGSEFLPKLEEGNLWVRATMPATISLRESNGYVNEMRKIIASLPEVERVVSQHGRPDDGTDAAGFFNAEFFAPMKPLEQWRPGVDKEALTEEMLHKLQAAFPGVDFNLSQYLQDNVAEAVSGIKGENSFKIFGNDLQKLTDSAKSVMKVLSTVRGVEDLAVFQSLGQPTIEIDVDRVRAARYGLTPGDINTTVRTAIGGDSAGDLYDPGSERHYPIMVRLAPQFRQSIEAIANLRIAGQSPANGAPVQFPLSAVARVELVSGPAYIYREAQERYLPVKFSVRGRDLGSTIEEARARVANEVKLPQGYRLELVGEFNNMKGAIARLSVTVPIAIGIIAILLFMNFSSVTDSLLALSVIPMAMAGGILALSLTGTSFSVSAAIGFIALLGIAVMDGIIVLSFYNDLLAAGVQRVPAMLRTCYTQMRPVVMTCVVAGVGLLPAAFSTGVGSQVQKPLALVVVGGMALAPLLILLVLPVLILTFSRRKPAVHSEASDRVAAAQAHSPAGAH from the coding sequence ATGAACGGCATCGTCGCGCTCGCGCTCCGGCAGCGGCCCCTCGTCATCCTCGCCTTCGTGCTGTTCGTGGTCGGCGGCTTGGCCGCCTTCCAGAACCTCAACATCGAGGCCTATCCCGACCCGACCCCGCCGATGGTCGATGTCGTGACCCAGACCGACGGCCTCTCGGCCGAGGAGATCGAGCGCTACGTCACGATCCCGATCGAGCGGATCACCTCGGGCATGCCGAACCTGAAGCAGGTGCGGACGATCTCGCTCTACGGCCTGTCCGACGTGAAGCTGCAGTTCGGCTTCGAGTTCGACTACCTCCAGGCCGAGCAGCAGGTGCTGAACCGCCTGCAGCAGCTCGATCCGCTGCCGGCGGGCGCCAAGCCCACCATCTCGCCGATCAGCCCGATCGGCGAGATCTTCCGCTACAAGCTCACGGCGCCGGCCGGCTACAGCGTGCTCGACCTGCGCACGCTCCAGGAATGGGTGCTGAAGAAGCGCTTCCGCGCGGTGCCCGGCGTGATCGACGCCATCGGCTGGGGCGGCAAGACCAAGACCATCGAACTTTCGGTCGATCTCGACCGGCTGATGGCCTACGGCCTGTCGCTTGCCAACGTGGTCAAGACCCTCAACGACAGCAACCTCAATGTCGGCGGCAACCGCGTCGCCATCGGCGGTCAGTCGGCGGTGGTGCGTGCGGTCGGCCTGATCCGTGACATCGACGACATCAACGGCACGGTGCTGACCCAAGTCGGCGGCGCGCCGGTGCTGGTCAAGGATGTGGCCACCGTCACCATCGGCCACCAGCCGCGGCTCGGCATCGCCGGGATGAACGACGAGGATGACATCGTTCAGGGCATCGTCCTGATGCGCCGCGGCGAGAAGTCGACGCCCTCGATCGAGGCGGTGAAGGCGGAGGTCGCCAAGATCGAAGCCGCCGGCATCCTGCCGCCGGGCGTGAAGATCGAGCGCATCTACGACCGCGCCGACCTGATCGCGGTGACCACCCACACCGTGCTGCACAACATGGTGGTCGGCATCCTGCTGATCCTCGCGATCCAGTGGCTGTTCCTCGGCAACCTGCGCTCGGCGCTCATCGTCGTGGCGACGATCCCCTTCGCCCTGTTCTTCGCCGTCGTCATCCTCGTGGCGCGCGATGAATCCGCCAATCTGCTCTCGGTCGGCGCGCTCGATTTCGGCCTCATCGTCGACGGCACCGTCATCATGGTCGAGGCGATCTTCCGGCGGCTCTCCGGCCACGGCATCCCCGGCTATCCGCCACCGGGGCTCGACGCGAAATCGGGCCGCATCGCGCTCGCGGCCGGCGATGTCAGCCGCTCGATCTTCTTTGCCGCGGCGATCATCGTGACCGGCTTCCTGCCGCTGTTCACACTGACCGGCGTCGAGGGCCACATCTTCGGGCCGATGGCGACGACCTATGCCTACGCGCTCCTCGGCGGCCTCATCGCCACCTTCACGGTCACCCCCGCGCTCGCCGCCTACCTTCTCCCCGCCCATATCGAGGAGAAGGAGACGATCCTCGTGCGTGCCCTCGACCGGATGTACCGCCCGGCGGTGCGCGCGGCGCTCGGCGCCCGGCTCGTGACGGTGGCCTGCGTCGCGCTGATCGCCGTCGGCGTGGGGCTGGCGGCGCGCAATCTCGGCTCGGAATTCCTGCCGAAGTTGGAGGAGGGCAACCTCTGGGTCCGCGCCACCATGCCGGCGACGATCTCGCTCCGAGAGAGCAACGGCTACGTCAACGAGATGCGCAAGATCATCGCCTCGCTGCCCGAGGTCGAGCGCGTGGTCTCGCAGCACGGGCGCCCGGACGACGGCACCGACGCGGCCGGGTTCTTCAACGCCGAGTTCTTCGCGCCGATGAAGCCGCTCGAACAGTGGCGCCCCGGCGTGGACAAGGAGGCGCTCACCGAGGAGATGCTGCACAAGCTCCAGGCCGCCTTCCCCGGCGTCGATTTCAACCTGTCGCAGTACCTTCAGGACAACGTCGCCGAGGCGGTCTCCGGCATCAAGGGCGAGAACTCGTTCAAGATCTTCGGCAACGACCTGCAGAAGCTCACCGACAGCGCGAAAAGCGTGATGAAGGTGCTCTCCACGGTCCGCGGCGTCGAGGATCTGGCGGTGTTCCAATCGCTCGGCCAGCCGACCATCGAGATCGACGTGGACCGGGTGCGCGCCGCCCGCTACGGCCTGACGCCCGGCGACATCAACACCACGGTGCGCACCGCCATCGGCGGCGACTCGGCCGGCGATCTCTACGATCCGGGCTCCGAGCGGCACTATCCGATCATGGTGCGGCTCGCGCCGCAGTTCCGCCAGAGCATCGAGGCGATCGCCAACCTGCGCATCGCCGGCCAGAGCCCGGCCAACGGCGCACCGGTGCAGTTCCCCCTGAGCGCGGTGGCGCGGGTCGAACTCGTCTCCGGCCCCGCCTACATCTACCGCGAGGCGCAGGAGCGCTACCTGCCGGTGAAGTTCTCCGTGCGCGGGCGCGACCTCGGCAGCACCATCGAGGAGGCGCGCGCCCGCGTCGCCAACGAGGTCAAGCTGCCCCAAGGGTATCGGCTGGAGTTGGTGGGCGAGTTCAACAACATGAAGGGCGCGATCGCCCGCCTCTCCGTGACCGTGCCGATCGCGATCGGCATCATCGCGATCCTGCTGTTCATGAACTTCTCCTCGGTGACCGATTCCCTGTTGGCGCTCAGCGTGATCCCGATGGCGATGGCCGGCGGCATCCTGGCGCTGTCGCTCACCGGCACCTCGTTCAGCGTCTCGGCGGCGATCGGCTTCATCGCGCTGCTCGGCATCGCGGTGATGGACGGCATCATCGTGCTGTCGTTCTACAACGACCTCCTCGCCGCGGGCGTGCAGCGCGTGCCGGCGATGCTGCGCACCTGCTACACGCAGATGCGCCCCGTGGTGATGACCTGCGTCGTGGCCGGCGTCGGCCTGCTGCCCGCGGCCTTCTCCACCGGCGTCGGCTCGCAGGTGCAGAAGCCCCTGGCGCTGGTGGTGGTGGGCGGCATGGCGCTGGCGCCCCTGCTGATCCTGCTCGTGCTGCCGGTGCTGATCCTCACCTTCTCGCGCCGCAAGCCCGCCGTGCATTCGGAGGCCTCGGACCGGGTCGCGGCCGCGCAGGCGCATTCGCCCGCCGGCGCGCATTGA